A stretch of Gossypium hirsutum isolate 1008001.06 chromosome A06, Gossypium_hirsutum_v2.1, whole genome shotgun sequence DNA encodes these proteins:
- the LOC107962500 gene encoding transmembrane emp24 domain-containing protein p24delta5 — MNEGMVFGGRAACFLPIILVLCLTRNSNILPVAEAIWLTIPSSGTKCVSEEIQSNVVVLGDYYVIDENNPDHIPTISARVTSPFGNNLHHNENATHGQFAFTTSESGNYLACFWKDGSFQKDSELTLGVDWKTGIAAKDWESVAKKEKIEGVELVLRRLQGIVETIRGNLIYLRDREADMREVSEATNARVAWFSIMSLGVCIAVSVLQIWYLKRYFVKKKLI, encoded by the exons ATGAACGAAGGCATGGTTTTTGGCGGTCGTGCGGCGTGTTTTCTGCCTATAATCTTGGTACTATGTTTAACGAGGAACAGTAATATATTACCGGTTGCTGAAGCTATATGGTTAACGATTCCAAGTTCAGGAACCAAGTGTGTTTCCGAGGAGATCCAGAGCAACGTTGTCGTTTTAGGTGATTATTATGTGATCGATGAAAACAACCCTGATCATATCCCCACCATCTCTGCCCGG GTAACATCCCCTTTTGGGAACAATCTTCACCACAATGAAAATGCAACTCATGGTCAGTTTGCATTTACAACCAGTGAGTCAGGCAATTATCTAGCTTGTTTCTGGAAGGATGGCAGTTTCCAAAAGGATTCCGAACTAACTTTGGGAGTTGACTGGAAAACTGGAATTGCTGCCAAGGATTGGGAATCGGttgcaaagaaagagaaaatagag GGTGTTGAACTTGTTCTTAGGAGACTTCAAGGAATAGTGGAAACCATTCGCGGTAACCTAATCTATCTCAGAGACAG AGAAGCAGATATGAGAGAAGTAAGTGAAGCAACAAATGCTAGAGTGGCATGGTTCAGTATCATGTCTCTTGGTGTCTGCATCGCGGTTTCGGTTTTGCAGATATGGTATTTGAAACGTTACTTTGTAAAGAAGAAGCTCATCTAG